A window of the Puniceicoccus vermicola genome harbors these coding sequences:
- a CDS encoding GIY-YIG nuclease family protein, which yields MSPNFEEDRLMNPERAKHALRSPTGEARAFCYVYVLRSINQPDQTYIGFSRDLRERFHRHNQGDSPHTAKFRPWELVSYFAFSSKETAIAFENYLKSHSGKTFAKKSLFSQFRNLE from the coding sequence ATGTCCCCAAACTTTGAGGAAGACCGTCTCATGAACCCCGAACGAGCGAAGCATGCCCTGCGTAGCCCAACGGGCGAAGCACGGGCTTTTTGCTACGTTTACGTTCTTCGCAGCATCAACCAGCCTGATCAGACCTACATAGGATTCTCACGAGATCTCCGCGAGCGGTTTCATCGCCACAACCAAGGCGATAGTCCTCACACCGCAAAGTTCCGACCTTGGGAACTCGTTTCCTATTTTGCTTTTTCCTCCAAGGAAACCGCGATTGCCTTTGAGAACTACCTAAAATCCCATTCCGGAAAAACGTTTGCCAAAAAGAGTTTATTTTCCCAGTTCCGTAACCTCGAATAG